In the Solea senegalensis isolate Sse05_10M unplaced genomic scaffold, IFAPA_SoseM_1 scf7180000013113, whole genome shotgun sequence genome, one interval contains:
- the tra2a gene encoding transformer-2 protein homolog alpha isoform X1, whose product MSDTENGNGRARGSRSPSKSDHGSPARVKSESRSGSPSPSRASKRSESRSRSWSKSRSRSRRHSYRRYSRSRSRSYSHRRKSRSRSYSPESRRRRSQSNSPMSNRRRQTGSRSHGFTKEVSSHGGDADVRANPDPSTCLGVFGLSLYTTERDLREVFSRYGPLAGVNVVYDQRTGRSRGFAFVYFERLEDSKEAMERANGMELDGRRIRVDYSITKRAHTPTPGIYMGRPTHNGGGGGSGSGGGGGGSGGGSSSSSRRGRDSYYDRGYDRYDRYDEYDYRYSRRRSPSPYYSRYRSRSRSRSYSPRRY is encoded by the exons ATGAGTGACACTGAGAACGGAAATGGCAGGGCACGG GGGTCACGGTCCCCATCTAAATCAGATCATGGGAGTCCAGCTCGGGTCAAGTCGGAGAGCAGGTCCGGCTCCCCAAGCCCATCCCGGGCATCCAAACGCTCTGAGTCTAGATCCCGCTCTTGGTCAAAGTCTAG GTCTCGTTCTCGGCGGCACTCATATCGCCGTTACAGCCGCTCACGCTCTCGGTCCTACTCCCACCGGAGGAAATCCCGTTCTCGTTCCTACAGCCCTGAGTCCCGCCGCAGGAGGAGCCAGAGCAATTCCCCTATGTCAAACCGCCGCCGCCAAACTGGCAGCAGG AGCCATGGCTTCACAAAAGAAGTAAGCAGCCATGGCGGTGATGCTGATGTTAGG GCAAATCCTGACCCCAGCACATGTTTGGGGGTTTTTGGCTTGAGCCTGTACACCACAGAGCGTGACCTGAGGGAGGTGTTTTCGCGTTACGGTCCTCTGGCTGGGGTCAACGTGGTGTACGACCAGCGTACGGGTCGCTCCCGTGGCTTTGCATTTGTATATTTCGAGAGACTGGAAGATTCCAAAGAG GCAATGGAGCGAGCCAACGGTATGGAGCTGGACGGCAGGCGCATCAGAGTGGATTATTCCATCACCAAACGTGCTCACACCCCCACACCAGGGATCTACATGGGCCGACCAACTCA TAATGGAGGCGGTGGTggcagcggcagcggcggcggtggtggtggcagCGGCGGTGGGAGCAGCAGCTCAAGCAGGAGGGGAAGAGACTCCTACTATGATCGTGGCTATGACCGTTATGACAGATATGATGAGTATGATTATAGGTACAG tCGCAGACGCTCGCCATCGCCCTACTACAGTCGATACAGGTCTCGCTCACGGTCTCGTTCCTATAGCCCAC GACGATACTAA
- the tra2a gene encoding transformer-2 protein homolog alpha isoform X2 codes for MSNRRRQTGSRSHGFTKEVSSHGGDADVRANPDPSTCLGVFGLSLYTTERDLREVFSRYGPLAGVNVVYDQRTGRSRGFAFVYFERLEDSKEAMERANGMELDGRRIRVDYSITKRAHTPTPGIYMGRPTHNGGGGGSGSGGGGGGSGGGSSSSSRRGRDSYYDRGYDRYDRYDEYDYRYSRRRSPSPYYSRYRSRSRSRSYSPRRY; via the exons ATGTCAAACCGCCGCCGCCAAACTGGCAGCAGG AGCCATGGCTTCACAAAAGAAGTAAGCAGCCATGGCGGTGATGCTGATGTTAGG GCAAATCCTGACCCCAGCACATGTTTGGGGGTTTTTGGCTTGAGCCTGTACACCACAGAGCGTGACCTGAGGGAGGTGTTTTCGCGTTACGGTCCTCTGGCTGGGGTCAACGTGGTGTACGACCAGCGTACGGGTCGCTCCCGTGGCTTTGCATTTGTATATTTCGAGAGACTGGAAGATTCCAAAGAG GCAATGGAGCGAGCCAACGGTATGGAGCTGGACGGCAGGCGCATCAGAGTGGATTATTCCATCACCAAACGTGCTCACACCCCCACACCAGGGATCTACATGGGCCGACCAACTCA TAATGGAGGCGGTGGTggcagcggcagcggcggcggtggtggtggcagCGGCGGTGGGAGCAGCAGCTCAAGCAGGAGGGGAAGAGACTCCTACTATGATCGTGGCTATGACCGTTATGACAGATATGATGAGTATGATTATAGGTACAG tCGCAGACGCTCGCCATCGCCCTACTACAGTCGATACAGGTCTCGCTCACGGTCTCGTTCCTATAGCCCAC GACGATACTAA
- the ccdc126 gene encoding coiled-coil domain-containing protein 126, translated as MLGALLRRNMSQKLGVLLLIFGLVWGFMLLRYTVQQPRHQSSAELREQILELSRRYVKVLTEENQNGGPQGTSMAGYADLKRTIAVLLDDILTRLVKLEGKIELVVNASSTNTSQTAGGGDLAASHPGTSRLHPHAPHRPRQHQGA; from the exons ATGCTGGGGGCACTCCTGCGGAGGAACATGTCCCAGAAGCTGGgcgtgctgctgctgatatttGGACTGGTATGGGGTTTCATGCTGTTGCGATACACCGTGCAGCAGCCACGACATCAGAGCAGTGCTGAGCTTCGCGAGCAGATCCTGGAGCTCAGTCGGCGATATGTCAAGGTTCTGACTGAGGAGAACCAGAATGGTGGACCGCAGGGAACCTCCATGGCTGGTTATG ctgATCTGAAGAGGACTATTGCTGTGTTGCTGGATGACATCCTAACACGACTGGTCAAACTGGAGGGGAAAATTGAACTGGTGGTCAACGCCTCCTCCACTAACACTTCCCAAACAGCGGGGGGGGGCGACCTCGCCGCCAGCCACCCAGGGACATCCCGCCTTCACCCTCATGCCCCGCACAGGCCTCGACAGCATCAAGGAGCATAG